In Phormidium yuhuli AB48, one genomic interval encodes:
- the hisD gene encoding histidinol dehydrogenase gives MLRIITERPEAESELRRIMNRTQSDGVPEQEASVRTILNRVRQEGDGALLHYTKEFDGQTLTASQLRVTGSELDAAYQQIPKQLLDAIQLAVKQVEAFHRQRVPKSWVNFGKDGVVLGKRYTAVDRAGIYIPGGRGAYPSTAIMNAVPAKVAGVKEIVMVTPPGKDLRVDPAVLVAAQEAGVQEIYRVGGAQAIGALAYGSETITPVDVITGPGNIYVTLAKKMVFGTVGIDSLAGPSEVLVIADSHANPSHLAADLLAQAEHDPIAAAILLTPDSALARQVVVEVEAQLSDHPRRLWTEKAIAHYGLVVVVDSLKEAAELSNQFAPEHLELEILEPWDLLPQIRHAGAIFLGYSTPEAVGDYLAGPNHTLPTSGAARYASALGTETFMKHSSLIEYSASALQNMGAAIQTLAEAEGLHSHRESVRLRTEPPTPPEDPTS, from the coding sequence CCAGAACAAGAGGCAAGCGTCCGCACCATTCTCAATCGGGTTCGCCAGGAGGGGGATGGGGCTCTACTTCATTATACGAAAGAGTTTGACGGTCAGACCTTAACGGCCTCGCAATTGCGGGTAACTGGCTCGGAATTGGATGCGGCCTATCAACAAATCCCCAAACAGCTTTTAGACGCAATTCAGTTGGCCGTCAAGCAAGTCGAAGCCTTCCATCGTCAACGGGTTCCCAAGAGTTGGGTCAATTTTGGCAAGGATGGCGTGGTTCTCGGGAAACGCTACACGGCGGTTGATCGGGCGGGAATCTATATCCCCGGAGGTCGGGGGGCCTATCCGAGTACGGCCATTATGAATGCAGTTCCGGCAAAAGTGGCTGGGGTTAAAGAGATTGTGATGGTCACCCCCCCAGGGAAAGACCTACGGGTAGACCCGGCGGTGTTGGTGGCGGCTCAGGAAGCGGGAGTACAGGAGATTTACCGGGTGGGTGGGGCCCAAGCCATCGGCGCCTTGGCCTATGGAAGCGAAACCATTACCCCGGTGGATGTGATTACTGGCCCGGGTAACATCTATGTGACCCTAGCTAAAAAAATGGTCTTTGGGACCGTAGGGATTGATTCCCTCGCTGGACCGTCGGAAGTGTTGGTCATTGCCGATAGTCATGCTAACCCCAGTCACTTGGCGGCCGATTTATTAGCCCAAGCTGAACATGACCCAATCGCGGCGGCGATTTTGTTGACCCCCGATTCTGCCTTGGCCCGTCAGGTGGTGGTGGAGGTGGAAGCGCAGTTGAGTGATCATCCGCGACGGCTCTGGACGGAGAAGGCGATCGCCCATTATGGTCTAGTGGTGGTGGTAGATTCTCTGAAGGAAGCCGCTGAGCTGTCGAATCAGTTTGCGCCGGAACATTTAGAACTGGAAATTCTCGAACCCTGGGACTTGCTCCCCCAGATTCGTCACGCGGGGGCGATTTTCCTGGGCTATTCCACCCCAGAAGCGGTGGGGGATTACTTAGCTGGGCCTAACCATACCCTACCCACCTCCGGCGCGGCCCGCTACGCCTCAGCCCTGGGAACGGAAACCTTTATGAAACATTCAAGTCTGATTGAGTATTCTGCTTCAGCCTTACAAAATATGGGGGCGGCGATTCAAACTCTGGCGGAGGCGGAGGGGTTACATTCTCACCGGGAGTCAGTGCGCTTACGCACGGAACCCCCAACCCCACCGGAGGACCCCACCTCTTAA
- a CDS encoding tetratricopeptide repeat protein: MRNQPWPRRLQPLSLLTIAGLALLSQAPLAPRLAHADEEGMEATYREHITRCQKGGDRQAVVACEKALQLRPDDFMTWTNLGVRLGNLGDYEAALEAHNRALRLRPTYSLALVNRCADQVALNRWVEAISSCEQALEGDGRWGQLGPAIAWYNLALAQQGLERYDRSRQSLNRALELDGSLAAAWNRLGYAWERLGNPEEAVQAYRQALELAPSRSEYRENLNRAQGRLRF; the protein is encoded by the coding sequence ATGCGCAATCAACCATGGCCTAGACGGCTTCAACCCCTGTCCCTATTGACGATCGCCGGGCTGGCCCTGCTCAGTCAAGCTCCCCTGGCCCCCAGGTTAGCTCACGCTGACGAGGAGGGGATGGAGGCCACCTATCGTGAGCATATCACCCGCTGTCAGAAGGGGGGCGATCGCCAAGCGGTGGTAGCCTGTGAGAAAGCGTTACAGCTGCGTCCTGACGATTTCATGACTTGGACCAATTTGGGAGTTCGTTTGGGCAATTTAGGGGACTATGAAGCAGCTCTGGAGGCTCATAATCGGGCCTTGCGCCTACGGCCGACCTATTCCCTCGCCTTGGTGAATCGTTGCGCTGACCAGGTAGCCCTAAATCGCTGGGTGGAGGCGATCTCCTCCTGTGAGCAGGCCCTGGAAGGGGATGGTCGCTGGGGACAGTTAGGTCCGGCGATCGCTTGGTATAATCTTGCCTTAGCCCAACAGGGACTCGAACGCTATGACCGCTCCCGTCAGTCTCTCAATCGGGCCCTAGAACTCGATGGGAGTTTAGCGGCGGCGTGGAATCGTCTCGGATATGCTTGGGAGCGTCTAGGAAACCCAGAAGAAGCGGTGCAGGCCTATCGCCAAGCTTTGGAACTGGCCCCCAGCCGGTCGGAGTATCGGGAGAATCTCAACCGGGCCCAGGGACGCTTGCGATTTTAG
- a CDS encoding RNA recognition motif domain-containing protein, protein MSVYVGNLSYEVTSEDLSDVFSEYGTIKRIHVPTDRETGRMRGFAFVEMEQESEEAAAIEALDGAEWMDRVIRVNPAKPRTDKPRYNRR, encoded by the coding sequence ATGTCCGTTTACGTTGGAAATCTTTCTTATGAAGTCACCTCTGAGGATTTAAGTGACGTTTTCTCAGAATACGGGACTATTAAACGGATTCACGTTCCGACCGATCGTGAAACCGGTCGTATGCGGGGATTTGCCTTTGTAGAAATGGAGCAGGAGTCCGAAGAAGCCGCCGCAATTGAAGCCCTCGATGGGGCAGAATGGATGGATCGTGTTATTCGGGTTAACCCTGCTAAGCCTCGCACTGACAAGCCTCGGTACAACCGCCGTTAG
- the rpsU gene encoding 30S ribosomal protein S21 encodes MTQIILGDSEPIESALRRFRRKVSRAGLFSDMKKNRCFETPAEKHKRKEIARHRERRRFRNRRKSY; translated from the coding sequence ATGACTCAAATTATCTTGGGTGATAGTGAACCCATCGAATCCGCATTACGTCGCTTCCGGCGCAAAGTCTCCCGCGCGGGACTGTTTTCGGATATGAAAAAGAATCGGTGTTTTGAGACTCCGGCGGAGAAACATAAACGCAAGGAGATTGCTCGTCACCGTGAGCGTCGGCGTTTCCGTAATCGTCGGAAATCCTATTAA
- the hpsP gene encoding hormogonium polysaccharide biosynthesis glycosyltransferase HpsP, whose translation MKVLQLVPSVSLVYGGPSQMILGFSQALAEQGVDITLLTTDSNGDSGQDPLDVPLNQAIPQDGYQIRYYRCSPFRRYKFSLPLFQWLWNHARDYDLVHIHALFSPVSSLSAWICRQRGVPYVLRPLGTLDPADLRKKSRLKDLYARVLERENLAQAAAIHFTTAEEAKISHRFGVKTQDWVIPLGVTPPNPPVGIDEICHQLGVDTTRPLVLFMSRVEPKKGLDLLIPALEAVAAKGIEFQFVLAGSNPQDPAYEQKIGDRLRQSSIQEHTRLTGFVRGETKAALLHRADLFVLPSYYENFGIAVAEAMGVGTPVLISDRVQICDAVAASESGWVADCSVESVRDRLVEALTHLDDCQRRGNNARTYATLHYRWPAIAQQAIEHYQRII comes from the coding sequence ATGAAGGTTCTGCAACTCGTCCCCTCCGTCTCCCTCGTCTATGGCGGCCCGAGTCAAATGATTTTAGGTTTCTCCCAAGCCTTAGCGGAACAAGGCGTGGACATCACCCTCCTCACCACCGACTCCAACGGCGACTCAGGACAAGATCCCCTCGATGTTCCCCTCAATCAAGCCATTCCCCAAGATGGTTATCAGATTCGCTATTATCGCTGTTCCCCCTTCCGCCGTTATAAATTCTCCCTTCCCCTATTTCAATGGCTGTGGAACCACGCCAGGGACTATGATTTGGTCCATATTCACGCACTCTTTTCCCCAGTAAGTAGTCTCTCGGCTTGGATTTGTCGTCAACGAGGAGTTCCCTATGTGTTGCGGCCTCTGGGAACTCTCGATCCGGCGGATTTACGCAAAAAATCCCGTCTGAAAGACCTCTACGCCAGGGTGTTAGAACGGGAAAACCTGGCCCAAGCCGCCGCCATTCACTTCACCACCGCCGAAGAAGCCAAAATTTCTCATCGCTTTGGGGTGAAAACTCAAGATTGGGTGATTCCCCTGGGGGTAACGCCACCCAATCCCCCAGTGGGGATAGACGAGATCTGTCATCAATTGGGAGTGGATACAACTCGGCCCCTGGTTCTGTTTATGTCCCGGGTGGAACCAAAGAAAGGCCTAGATTTGCTGATTCCGGCGTTGGAGGCCGTCGCCGCTAAGGGAATTGAGTTTCAGTTTGTCTTGGCTGGGAGTAATCCTCAAGATCCGGCCTATGAACAGAAGATTGGCGATCGCCTCCGCCAGTCTTCAATCCAGGAACACACTCGCCTTACCGGCTTTGTCAGGGGTGAGACGAAAGCCGCCCTACTGCACCGGGCCGATTTGTTTGTGCTACCGTCCTATTATGAGAACTTCGGCATCGCCGTAGCTGAAGCCATGGGAGTGGGAACACCGGTGTTAATTTCTGATCGCGTCCAGATTTGTGATGCGGTGGCTGCGTCGGAGTCGGGTTGGGTGGCGGATTGTTCGGTGGAGTCGGTTCGCGATCGCCTCGTGGAAGCCTTAACCCACCTCGATGACTGTCAGCGACGCGGGAACAATGCTCGCACCTATGCCACTCTTCATTATCGTTGGCCGGCGATCGCCCAGCAGGCGATCGAACATTACCAACGCATCATCTAG
- a CDS encoding metallophosphoesterase family protein, whose product MDAFRFAIVSDLHIALPHTIWESPQRFHLVEVSIPVLETILDRLSRLDLEFLLIPGDLTQHGEPENHRWLAKRLGELPYPVYVIPGNHDIPVAVANDHSIGMGDFADYYRHCGYGQPQGLDYTVELRRGLHLIGLNSNHFDGEGKQVGRLLASQLEWLDEQLQQRRGEEVWLMVHHNVIEHLPGQAENGLGRRYMLENAPQLRGVLRSHGVQLVFTGHLHVQDIAREGRLYDITTGSTVSYPHPYRVLEYRRDCRGQGWLQIESGRVEGVENWENLAQLSRDWMGDRAYPFMLRLLTDAPLHLSREAAEPLIPSLRYFWANIADGDAQFDFAHFPVQPRRFFESFSAMAEEGHLALIDNHIALKLNG is encoded by the coding sequence ATGGACGCTTTTAGATTTGCGATCGTCAGTGACTTACATATTGCCCTTCCTCATACCATTTGGGAGAGTCCCCAGCGGTTCCATTTGGTGGAAGTCTCGATTCCGGTTCTAGAGACGATTTTAGATCGCCTCAGTAGACTGGATTTAGAGTTTCTGCTGATTCCGGGGGATTTGACGCAACATGGGGAACCGGAGAATCACCGCTGGTTAGCGAAACGCCTGGGGGAACTTCCCTATCCGGTGTATGTGATTCCTGGAAATCATGATATCCCGGTGGCGGTGGCCAATGACCATTCGATTGGGATGGGGGACTTTGCGGACTATTATCGCCATTGTGGTTATGGCCAGCCTCAGGGGTTGGATTATACGGTTGAGTTGCGTCGGGGGTTACATCTGATTGGCTTGAATTCTAATCACTTCGATGGGGAGGGAAAGCAGGTGGGGAGGTTGCTGGCGTCGCAGTTAGAGTGGTTGGATGAACAATTGCAGCAGCGACGGGGGGAGGAGGTGTGGCTGATGGTGCATCATAATGTGATTGAACATCTCCCGGGCCAGGCGGAGAATGGTTTGGGCCGACGCTATATGTTGGAGAATGCACCGCAGTTACGGGGGGTGTTGCGATCGCATGGGGTGCAATTGGTGTTTACGGGCCATCTCCATGTCCAGGATATTGCGCGGGAGGGGAGGCTCTATGATATTACGACGGGTTCTACGGTGTCTTATCCTCATCCCTATCGGGTTTTGGAGTATCGGCGGGATTGTCGGGGCCAGGGGTGGTTACAAATTGAGTCGGGGAGAGTTGAGGGGGTGGAGAATTGGGAAAATCTCGCTCAACTCTCTCGGGACTGGATGGGCGATCGCGCTTATCCCTTTATGCTACGCTTACTCACGGATGCGCCTCTCCATCTCTCCCGAGAGGCGGCGGAACCCCTGATTCCCAGTTTGCGCTATTTTTGGGCTAACATCGCTGATGGGGATGCTCAGTTTGATTTTGCTCATTTCCCGGTTCAACCCCGCCGATTTTTTGAGTCGTTTTCGGCGATGGCGGAGGAGGGACATTTGGCGTTGATTGACAATCATATCGCCCTCAAGCTGAATGGGTGA
- a CDS encoding polysaccharide deacetylase family protein, producing MGFNAKVKRGAIAFLLGLLLVMVGGELLIEKIAIFGFHDIVNLDNPQQRPPQRPEFRPDYSLADFETFLRRLVARNYWFLSSQDLYNYYYKDPPDPIPQEYRHRPKVMVSLDDGYRDAHVNVLPLLERLYRETGEKITVVWFVNSSFMGVRGTYLEHASCEELREGFRRGYYDIQSHGANHDNLTLISQEEVEKEVGRSQQELRDCLTGLEGTETVANHLSYPFGAIDDPALEIVKLYHQSGYLYNTRSLRLTPFRNPYFIPRQTVNRNTSVGRLLRLAAGGWF from the coding sequence ATGGGTTTCAACGCCAAGGTTAAACGAGGGGCGATCGCGTTTCTCTTAGGACTGCTTCTCGTGATGGTTGGGGGAGAACTCCTGATTGAGAAGATTGCCATTTTTGGCTTTCACGACATTGTCAATCTGGACAATCCCCAACAGCGACCTCCTCAACGTCCGGAGTTTCGCCCGGATTACAGTTTAGCGGATTTTGAGACCTTTCTGCGCCGGTTAGTGGCGCGGAATTATTGGTTTTTATCCTCCCAAGACCTCTATAATTACTATTATAAAGACCCCCCAGACCCAATTCCTCAGGAGTATCGACATCGCCCCAAAGTGATGGTTAGTCTTGATGACGGCTATCGGGATGCTCATGTCAATGTTTTGCCGTTGTTAGAGCGGCTTTATCGGGAAACGGGGGAGAAGATTACGGTAGTTTGGTTTGTTAATTCGTCGTTTATGGGAGTTCGAGGAACCTATTTAGAACACGCCAGTTGTGAGGAGTTACGGGAGGGATTTAGACGGGGTTATTATGATATTCAATCTCATGGGGCGAATCATGATAATTTGACGTTGATTTCTCAGGAAGAGGTGGAGAAAGAGGTGGGGCGATCGCAACAGGAACTGAGAGATTGTTTGACGGGGTTGGAGGGGACTGAGACGGTGGCGAATCATCTCTCTTATCCCTTTGGGGCGATTGATGACCCGGCGTTAGAGATTGTTAAACTGTATCATCAATCGGGCTATCTTTATAATACCCGAAGTTTGCGCCTGACTCCTTTTCGCAATCCCTATTTTATCCCGCGTCAAACGGTGAATCGAAATACCTCAGTCGGTCGGCTGCTACGTTTAGCAGCTGGGGGGTGGTTTTAG
- a CDS encoding response regulator transcription factor, giving the protein MSEILIVEDDARLRDILRDYLEENRYQVSEAASGQEAILQMNKIRPDAIISDVSMPEMNGFEFCRRVRASRSYQFIPFIFLSARGQVDDRLQGYQLGADDYLVKPFELWEIGAKLKMLLERTSRLQREMLDVLQLVNHSNSDISLHSMEAFGGDEESENPDELPLTPAEVQVFGQVALGLTNKEIGERLFISHRTVQTHVSHILQKLNLSTRSQLIRLAAQRGELN; this is encoded by the coding sequence GTGAGTGAAATTCTAATTGTTGAAGATGATGCGAGATTACGGGATATTCTACGAGATTATCTTGAGGAAAACCGCTATCAGGTCAGCGAAGCCGCTTCAGGACAGGAGGCTATTCTCCAAATGAATAAAATTCGACCAGATGCGATTATTTCTGATGTATCGATGCCAGAAATGAATGGTTTTGAGTTCTGTCGTCGAGTTCGAGCTAGTCGGAGTTATCAGTTTATTCCCTTCATTTTTCTTTCAGCTCGCGGACAGGTAGATGACCGGCTTCAGGGATATCAATTAGGAGCGGATGACTATCTTGTGAAACCATTTGAATTATGGGAAATTGGCGCAAAACTCAAAATGCTGCTGGAGCGAACTTCTCGTTTACAGCGAGAAATGTTGGACGTCCTGCAACTTGTGAATCATTCGAATTCTGACATCTCACTTCATTCGATGGAGGCGTTTGGGGGGGATGAGGAGTCAGAGAACCCCGATGAACTTCCCTTAACGCCAGCGGAAGTTCAGGTTTTCGGACAAGTGGCCCTGGGGTTAACCAATAAGGAAATTGGCGAACGCTTATTTATTAGTCATCGGACAGTGCAAACTCATGTTAGCCACATTTTACAGAAGTTAAATCTGAGTACGCGATCGCAGTTAATCCGACTGGCTGCTCAACGGGGAGAACTCAACTAA
- a CDS encoding class I SAM-dependent methyltransferase: protein MTTDQEWEEWGQREPYFGVLTQDKFRRTNLSKAAKQEFFESGRSHVNWVLDLCKRHVDPNFSPKQVLDFGCGVGRLVIPLAEIADSVVGVDVSESMLQEARQNCQDDSLTNVTLLRSDDSLSTVRGEFDFIHSFIVFQHIPVSRGKQIFSQLLQHLTPGGIAAIHVTYEKANHRSTLLQKIVKTIKVILRPLRQLRSFYLPPTDPELQMNPYPLNDLFLIIQSLAIDEIYVNLTDHGGEFGVYLLFRKPQ from the coding sequence ATGACCACTGATCAAGAATGGGAAGAATGGGGTCAACGAGAGCCATATTTTGGAGTCTTGACCCAGGATAAATTCCGACGTACAAATCTCAGTAAAGCCGCAAAACAGGAGTTCTTTGAATCAGGACGAAGTCACGTCAACTGGGTGTTAGACCTCTGCAAACGCCATGTTGACCCCAACTTTAGCCCCAAACAGGTTTTAGATTTCGGCTGTGGTGTGGGACGATTGGTGATTCCCTTGGCTGAGATAGCAGACTCCGTTGTGGGGGTGGATGTCTCAGAGTCCATGTTACAGGAAGCGCGACAAAACTGTCAGGATGACTCCCTCACCAATGTGACGTTACTCAGATCCGATGATAGCTTGTCAACGGTTAGGGGGGAGTTTGACTTTATTCACTCGTTTATTGTTTTTCAGCATATCCCCGTGAGCCGAGGAAAACAGATTTTTTCCCAACTTCTCCAGCACTTAACACCGGGAGGAATTGCCGCGATTCATGTTACCTATGAAAAAGCAAATCATCGATCAACTTTATTGCAAAAAATAGTAAAAACTATCAAAGTAATCCTAAGACCCTTACGTCAATTGAGGAGTTTTTACTTGCCCCCAACCGACCCGGAACTGCAAATGAATCCTTATCCGCTGAATGACCTCTTTCTAATAATTCAATCGTTGGCAATAGATGAAATTTATGTCAATCTAACCGACCATGGAGGTGAATTTGGGGTCTATTTACTGTTTCGAAAACCTCAATGA
- a CDS encoding DUF5009 domain-containing protein, which translates to MTQRSLALDSLRGLAVLAMVFSGIIPFGGALPAWMYHAQVPPPDHVFNPEVPGLTWVDVVFPAFLFALGAAIPLAQRRRIEQGWPGWKIALSTLWRGLSLIAFAVFLQHCRPNILDPDLGVWRWWISLLGFLILGLAFGEFPPWIPRPLQRGLNLLGWLLGIILLSQLTYADGSGFSSTRHDIILVVLGNVAIAGTAIWWLTRDQVLGRLGAIALVFALQLSLGEPGWVRSHLDISPIPHLLNLAYLKYLLIVLPATLIGDGLWQMLHQEKFTPGWTARRYGAIALLGLTWTLTLLIGLQGRWLGQTLVIGVILTSLTWWLKQKPYSPQERLLSQWMTWGTYWIALGVILDPVQGGIKKDPATWSYLFTTTGISIWLLVSLLIVVDIFRGDRRLPGLIPPLIDTGRNPLVGYVAYLNLILPLLTLTGLRTFINAVTASPLRGTLRALIMTMLVVGVVWGLKQLRWRWRL; encoded by the coding sequence GTGACCCAACGATCGCTCGCCCTGGATAGTCTGCGAGGCTTGGCCGTTCTCGCCATGGTCTTCTCGGGAATCATTCCCTTTGGCGGGGCCCTCCCAGCTTGGATGTATCACGCCCAAGTTCCCCCCCCGGACCATGTCTTTAACCCCGAAGTTCCGGGACTCACTTGGGTGGATGTCGTCTTCCCCGCCTTCCTTTTCGCCCTGGGGGCCGCGATTCCCTTGGCCCAGCGGCGACGGATTGAACAGGGGTGGCCCGGGTGGAAAATTGCCCTCTCAACTCTGTGGCGAGGGCTATCTCTGATTGCATTTGCCGTCTTTTTACAACATTGTCGGCCCAATATCCTCGACCCCGATTTAGGAGTTTGGCGATGGTGGATTTCTCTGCTGGGATTTCTCATTTTGGGGTTAGCCTTTGGCGAATTTCCTCCCTGGATTCCTCGTCCCCTTCAACGAGGCTTAAATCTCTTGGGCTGGCTATTGGGAATTATCCTGTTATCTCAGTTAACTTATGCCGATGGCAGTGGCTTTTCTAGCACTCGTCATGATATTATATTGGTGGTTTTAGGCAATGTCGCCATTGCCGGGACCGCCATTTGGTGGCTGACTCGGGACCAAGTTCTGGGTCGATTAGGGGCGATCGCCCTCGTGTTTGCCCTGCAATTGTCCCTGGGAGAACCCGGTTGGGTGCGATCGCATCTCGACATCTCCCCCATCCCCCATCTTCTCAACCTCGCCTATCTCAAATATCTACTCATCGTCCTCCCCGCCACGCTTATCGGCGATGGACTTTGGCAGATGTTGCACCAGGAAAAGTTTACCCCAGGCTGGACCGCGCGGCGTTATGGGGCGATCGCCCTCTTGGGACTCACCTGGACCCTCACCCTCTTGATTGGACTTCAGGGGCGCTGGCTGGGGCAAACCCTGGTGATAGGGGTAATTTTGACAAGTTTGACCTGGTGGCTAAAACAGAAGCCCTACAGTCCCCAGGAGCGGCTGCTGAGCCAATGGATGACCTGGGGAACCTATTGGATTGCTTTGGGCGTCATCTTAGACCCAGTTCAGGGAGGAATCAAGAAGGACCCCGCCACCTGGAGTTATCTGTTCACCACCACAGGAATCTCCATCTGGCTATTAGTCAGTTTACTAATTGTGGTCGATATCTTTCGGGGCGATCGTCGTTTACCGGGGTTAATTCCCCCACTCATCGACACCGGCCGCAATCCCCTAGTTGGCTATGTAGCCTATCTCAACCTAATTTTGCCCCTTCTCACCCTAACGGGCCTACGCACCTTCATCAACGCCGTCACCGCCTCCCCCCTACGAGGAACCCTACGGGCCCTAATCATGACGATGCTAGTAGTGGGAGTTGTCTGGGGACTGAAACAACTCCGTTGGCGTTGGCGGCTATAA
- a CDS encoding Uma2 family endonuclease, whose amino-acid sequence MPVSSETVRWTIADLELFDDPNNSYEIIDGQLIVTRAPHWQHQEISGNVYMVLKTWSRQTGLGRAAIAPGIIFSDINSVIPDVAWVSQQRLDACLDDSGHLTAAPDLVVEVLSNSKRDRLRDYELKLKLYSSEGVLEYWILDRYKQELKVYRREGSQLSLSETLFSRDSLTSPILPEFSCLVSDLFD is encoded by the coding sequence ATGCCAGTATCCTCAGAGACGGTTCGCTGGACGATCGCCGATTTGGAGTTATTTGATGACCCAAATAACTCCTATGAAATCATCGATGGACAACTGATTGTGACTCGCGCCCCTCATTGGCAGCACCAAGAAATTAGTGGTAATGTCTATATGGTCTTAAAGACCTGGTCGCGTCAAACGGGATTAGGACGAGCGGCGATCGCCCCAGGGATTATTTTTTCCGATATCAACAGTGTCATCCCTGATGTGGCTTGGGTGAGTCAGCAACGACTGGATGCGTGTTTAGATGACTCGGGCCATCTAACCGCCGCCCCGGATTTGGTGGTGGAAGTCTTGTCGAACTCGAAACGCGATCGCCTACGGGATTACGAACTCAAACTCAAACTCTATTCATCGGAAGGGGTTTTGGAGTATTGGATTCTTGACCGATACAAGCAGGAATTAAAGGTCTATCGCCGGGAGGGGTCTCAGTTAAGCCTCTCAGAAACTCTCTTTTCTAGGGATTCCCTCACCAGTCCGATTTTACCGGAATTTTCTTGTCTTGTATCGGATTTGTTTGATTAG
- a CDS encoding aldo/keto reductase, producing the protein MKTRQLGNSDLQVSEICLGTMTYGQQNSIEEAHEQLDYAIAQGVNFIDTAEMYPVPGRAETQGRTSEYIGQWLAKQQRDQLIIATKVTGGGSMEWIRGKDRKVDRPNIEEAVNNSLKRLKTDYIDLYQIHWPDRYVPLFGRGPFNPDQDRPTVPIAEQLEVFKDLVDAGKIRYLGLSNETPWGVNQFCHLAETLNLPRVVSIQNAYSLLNREFDLTLAETSYRENVPLLAYSPLAFGFLTGKHQGGVAPNSRVAEFPGFGARYGKPNVQGALTAYLKLAKDWGLSPAQMALAFVRSRWFVASTIIGATTLDQLKEDIGSVAVELTPEMLAAIDEIQAKYPNPAP; encoded by the coding sequence ATGAAAACCCGCCAACTCGGTAATAGTGATTTACAGGTCTCGGAAATTTGTCTGGGAACCATGACCTACGGGCAACAGAATAGCATTGAGGAGGCTCATGAACAACTCGATTATGCGATCGCCCAAGGGGTGAACTTCATCGACACCGCCGAAATGTACCCCGTCCCCGGCCGGGCCGAAACCCAGGGCCGAACCAGCGAATATATTGGTCAATGGCTCGCCAAACAGCAACGGGACCAACTCATCATCGCCACCAAAGTCACCGGCGGCGGTTCGATGGAGTGGATTCGCGGTAAAGATCGCAAAGTCGATCGCCCCAACATCGAAGAGGCGGTAAACAACAGTCTCAAACGCCTGAAAACCGACTACATCGACCTCTATCAAATCCACTGGCCCGATCGCTATGTCCCCCTTTTTGGCCGGGGACCCTTCAACCCCGACCAAGATCGGCCCACGGTTCCCATCGCTGAACAGTTAGAGGTCTTTAAGGACTTAGTGGATGCGGGTAAAATCCGCTATCTGGGATTGAGTAACGAAACGCCCTGGGGGGTGAATCAGTTTTGTCATCTGGCCGAGACATTGAACCTTCCCCGAGTCGTATCGATTCAGAACGCCTATAGTCTCCTCAATCGCGAATTTGACCTAACTCTAGCTGAAACCAGTTATCGGGAAAATGTCCCTCTGTTAGCCTACAGTCCTCTGGCCTTTGGTTTCTTGACCGGGAAACATCAAGGTGGCGTCGCCCCCAACTCCCGCGTCGCCGAGTTTCCCGGCTTTGGGGCCCGCTATGGGAAGCCCAACGTCCAAGGGGCCTTGACGGCGTATCTGAAGTTAGCCAAAGACTGGGGATTATCACCGGCCCAGATGGCCTTGGCCTTTGTGCGATCGCGCTGGTTTGTGGCCAGTACCATTATCGGGGCCACGACGTTAGATCAGTTAAAAGAAGATATCGGCAGTGTAGCGGTGGAGTTAACCCCAGAAATGTTAGCCGCCATTGACGAAATTCAGGCAAAATATCCCAACCCAGCCCCTTAA